acagtcgcaaaaacaaatGTATATCAACCACGTGTCTGCAATAGtccaggagagcaatcctggagTCATTCGGACTCTCCTAAATTGatctcaaatgtttctctgcaaggaggaaggaaacgtTCCGGtggtctttggactgtagggggttacacctccctgtaaatactgGCAAGTATCTATTAAGCTGAAGaagtatctattattattattatctattaataataattattattaagtaTCTAttaagctgaagaagtgtgcattaattaataattaataattaataaattaattattaattattattatctattattattaagtatctattaagctgaagaagtgtgcaagcacacgaaagctcataccaagaacaaactcagttggtctctaaggtgctactggaaagaatttttgattttgttttgacaatatgcATAAGGGATTCAGGAACTGAGCATTGaccaaggaatggccaggctacccagaaaaggcaattgatTAAGGCAttattatcaggtatcctggaagacaggagagaagcaacacactccaatttctgctggggaccacctccttctgtgatgtatgcattaTGTTTTTTGGGTGTGggcttgagctacagggtgggcaattttaaatgtctatataggagcttgcacaccaatgttcggggttcctctcctccttcatgcgtggggtgagcgggggaccctgttgcaaaagtttaataaagatcaggctcaggatccactttgcttctcaatattctccgCTTGGTCTCtgctattttctcctactgacagAAAACCCACATAAAGATTCCTATATAGGCTTTTGGAtaaggggaaaaggagcagttcccccccccccttataacagtgctttccaaaaaaaaaaaaaattgcagtggCCTGGTTCAGTTTCGATTCCTCTCAGCCGCTGGATTTCACGAATTCCCGGaattggggggaggagggaggagaggctgtttggagctgcccagatTTTGTTGCCGGAGGGAGACAGGAGGAATCTCTCTTTGAGGAATCGAGTCGGAAGCTCTGTTTTCCCACCTTGCCTTCCCCATGGATGCACTGCAGCTGGCCATGCGGACATCCCTGGAAGATCTGAAGGAGAAGATCGAGTGGCTCACGGCCACCAAGCCGTGGAAGAAGACCCATTTCTGGTGTGTGGTGGCCATCGTCCTCTTAAGTCTTCTGTTGGTGGCTATATTCCTTTTGGATCAACCGCAGGCACTTTTGGAGCCGGACATCGAATGCAACCGAGCCCAACTGCTGGCCGAGGTGGCATCCCTCaaggaacaactgggagccgtgagaaaggaaatggaggaagagaaaatggagaggtcagttctgtgtccagggcacaGTTCTGTGTCCTGCCCGCAggctgtctggccagagtggtgcatgctctggttatctcctgcttggactactgccatgccctctccgtggggctccctttgaaggtgacccagaaactgcaactaatccagaatgtggcagctagactggggactgggagcggccgcagAGACCACGTAACCCAGGTCCTGAAGGCCCTACATTAGCCCCCAGGACATTTCCaagcacgattcaaagtgttggtgctgaccttgaaagccctaaacggcccagtatccctgaaggagcatctccaccccagaCACCGTGGTtcatctcccgagggccttctggcggttccctccctgcgagaagcgaggttacagggaaccagacagagggccttctcggtggtggcgccctcccatcacatgtcaaggaaataaacaactatctgacttttagaagacacctgaaggcagccctgtttcgggaagtttttaatgttttattgtgttcttaatattctgtcgggagccgcccagagtggctggggaaatccagacagatgggcagggtataaatatattattattattattattattattattattattattattattatcatcatcatcatcatcatcatcatcattgtgtgagctcagaagaagagccctgcagggtgACGCCCCTGGGGGCTCCATCCCTGGCCCAGTTCCCTGCTTCCAGCGGAGGGAACAGTGGCCTTGCCTTGCCGTTCTTAGCATTTAGAGATGAGACGTCCATTGACGAACCATTTCTTTGTTTCTGCAGAGACAAAAAGGATAAAGAGATCCAGCAGTTGAATGAGAAGCTGAGCGAACGACAGGCATCTTCCGGCGTAGTCCTTTTCGGGGACCCTATCACTTCCTTCCTCCTAGTCATAGCGCCAGGACTCCTCTGCGGTCTCCTGTAGTTCCTCTGGCTCGCCTCTCTTACCTCCTTGCACGGAGGGGGGAGAAGCTCTTGTTTGCCACAGAAAATAAAGATCTTCTTTGCTTTCACGGGATCCCGCCTCcgtccattttctctctcttttattttatttaaattggttTTACAGGTTCGTTCACAGAAAAAAACATTCTTGCAAATACTAGAGTTTTACACGAGATCCTTTCGAATCCTAGGACACCCCTCCTTCAtcgctgtcaacttcccccctttttaaagggaaattcccttattccgaataggattccttgcaaggaaagggaaaagctaTGCCCTCCTCCCCTCCGCGGGTTCTTTAAGTAACTTCTTGAACTgcatacagaggtacctcggttctcaaacttaatccgttccggaagtccgttccaaaaccaaggcatgcttctttcccatagaaagcaatgcaaaatggattaatctgccccagacttttaaaaacaaacccctaaaacagcaattgaacatgaattttactatctaacgagaccattgatccagaaaatgaaagcaataatcaatgcactgtactataaagTAAACAAGGAAGTGTTGCAGaggataaaaatttaaattaatttcttttctttaccTGCACTGGTGACGGTCATTAttcggatggggggggggcgtttatCCATTTCAGCCGTCGCGCAATCAAtccatcagcagctgaactgggttccacacactcTCAAAAATTAATATTAATGGAACTAATAGGCTCACTCATACTTAGCTTTGCTCCACATTTCTGGGCACAAGTCTGGGCTTTCCAGGTCCACATCTGACTGCTTGTTTTTACACCTGGCGCCCCTGAAATCCCACTCTTtacagctgaattggagcaaatggcaatccatggaaaacccaaattaCCACGTTTCTGCAATAGtccaggagagcaatcctggagCCATTCGGACTCTCCCAAATGGAtgtcaaatgtttctctgcaaggaggaaggaaacgcTCCGGtggtctttggactgtaggggcttacacacCTCCCTgtaaaatacagtctggcaagtatctctTAAGCTGAACACAATATGCATAatggattcaggaactgagtattgaccatctccaaggaatggccaggctacccagaaaaggcaattgatAAGGCATTATTGTCAGGTGATTGAAAGCATAAAACCACAGCGTTGGAattgaccctgaggatcatccagtccaatcctctacaatgcaggaatatgcagctgtttcaTATGgcgatcgaacctgcaaccttggtgttatcagcactatgctccaACCCAGAGGTTTTTAACCTTTtggagtccacagctcccttaaccaactgcattctttctgcggcacccctgtggggctcaggagccaaGTTATGCCACCCCtagcctgcagagctggcagcctctcaccctttttcgaaccccctcccttgtggagtgttccctcggcctcctctcccctctccttgggggtcctccgggcagctgctggtctctgagctgccccaaagagaggtgtctcTTCACACTGccccctgggaagaggatgcccccagcctcaGTGGCCCAAGGGAGACCGGCCTAAGGTGAActtgaggccagcaccttaccttgggtgGCATTAGAGGGTGCTGCCAGGCCTGCATGGCacaaaggctccccttcagcaccgggcactcagctcccaggctgGCATGGCAGACAGCAAGCACAGGaaagtctgcctgcctgcccggcCTCCCACTAGTCtgcccattcccaacagcaagggctggcggacTGGCCGGCTGGTCTCCctcgcccgcttgcttgcttgcttgcttactctgaggccgcaCCCAGAACCCCCTGGCCAgacccagaggcaccattcgcccgcggagcttgcagccagggctgctgcaacaaacagccgtgcCAGCTTTTGGGAGgccgagagggcatcagaggagggagggcaggaaagagggacagaggccagtgttgcccgcggcacccctgactatcattcaaggcaccccagggtgccacagcacactggttgaaaaccactggtctaaCCAACTTAGCTATCCAGCCGTGAAGAAATATCTATGCCGAGATAACTTTTTAAAGTCACGCCCCTTACACAACAGTTGTCCACTGGACTATCAAATCCCAACATACCCAAATGCCACCTATAGTTAAAATGCAGGCGTGGCCCTTCGGCTGTTTTTGGAATACCAACGGGCCATGCTGGCtatagctgatgggagttgcagtccaataacatATGGAACCCAGTCGTGCAATTTGCCTTCGTGTCTTGTTCATGGCCTAACAGCACAATGAATGTTTGTGCAGAGCCACTGAAAGAACAGAGTTGTTTTCGGACCCGGATATTCTGTGTACTCAAACACTCtttccttatttaaaaaaaaaacacaacaacaacacttcactTATTAAATATTTGTGCACTAAAAGAGGCAAGAGCCACAGAGACAAAGTAACAGGAGAGAAACAACATTTCTGCTGGGttccacctccttctgtgatgtatgcattatgtgtttttttgggtgggggcttGAGCTACACGGTGGGCaattttaaatgtctatataggagcttgcacaccaatgtttggggttcctctcctccttcctgcgtggggtgagcgggggaccctgttgcaaaagtttaataaagatcaggctcaggatccactttgcttctcaatattctccgCTTGGCCTCTGCTGTTTTCTCCTAGCGACAGAAAACCCACATAAAGATTCTGTATAGGCTTTTGGAtaagggggaaaggagcagttttgtttttttcttataacagtgctttccaaaaaaataaattaaaaaaatgcagtggCCTGGTTCAGTTTCGATTCCTCTCAGCCACTGGATTTCACAAATTCCCGgaattggagggaggagggaggagaggctgtttggagctgcccagatTTTGTTGCCGGAGGGAGCCAGGAGGAATCTCTCTTTGAGGAATCGAGTCGAAAGCTGTGTCCCACCTTGCCTTCCCCATGGATGAAGTGCAGCTGGCCATGCGCAGATCCCTGGAAGATCTGAAGGAGAAGATCGAGTGGCTCACGGCCACCAAGCCGTGGAAGAAGACCCATTTCTGGTGTGTGGTGGTCATTGTCCTCCAAATTTTTCTGTTGGTGGCTATGTTCCTTTCGGATCAACCGCAGGCGGTTTCAGAGCCGGACATCGAATGCGACCGAGCCCAACTGCTGGCCGAGGTGGCATCTCTCaaggaacaactgggagccgTGAGGAAggagatggagggagagaaaatggagAGCGACAGGCAACTGGATGCTGCAAACCGGACCCTGAGGAAGACCAAGCTGGCTTTGGAGAAAGCGACTAAGGCCAGAGATGGTCTGCAGGCCCAGCTGGCGGCCGCCAACCAGAGCTTCGTTGAGACGCAAGAGCGCTGGAAGTCCTGCCAGGCGCAACTGGTAAAAGGGATCTTCGAAGCTGGAAGgggctctaataataataataataataataataataataataataataataataataataatatatttataccctgcccatctggctgggtttccccagacactctgggcggctcccgacagaatattaaaaacacgataaaacatttaaaacttccctaaacagggctgccttcagatgccttctaaaagtcaggtagttgtttatttccttgacatctgaagggagggcgccaccaccgagaaggccctccacctggttccctgtaacctcacttctcccagggagggaaccgccagaaggccctcgggagatggaccccggtgtccggggtggagatgctccttcaggtattctgggctgtttagggcttccaaggtcagcaccaatactttgaattgtgcttggaaatgtcctgggagcaaatgtaggtctttcaggaccggtgttatgtggtctcggcggccgctcccagtccccagtctagctgccgcattctggattagttgcagtttccgggtcaccttccaaggcagccccacgtagagcacatggcagtattccaagcgggagataaccagagcatgcaccactctggccagacagtctgcgggcagggagggtctcatcctgcgtaccagatgtagccgccctggacacagaactgacctgcgcctccatggacagccgggagtccaaaatgacccccaggcagCGCaactggtcctttggggacacagttaccccattcaggaccagggagtcccccacacccacccacctcctgtcCCTCCAAAAACCgtccttctgtcttgtcaggattcaacctagGTGTGGGAGAAGTACTGTAAAAGGGATTCTCTACAATCTGTCATGAGGTGGGTCGAAGGGGCTGTGTCTCTTGCTCATTCTTACCTtaaaattatgttgttgttgttgttaaaaataataataataataataataataataataataataataataagtagtagtagtagtagtagtagtagtagtagtagtagtagtatattgcCTGAAACCTGCAGGTATAGAGGTGGCCCAATGTAGGgttgcaatatttttaaaagtgaaaatccagaggggtttttttttggggggggggacgacactttttgaactttttttttgcaaattcacctttaaaaaaacaaaccacttattattttaatttgcataaaaaggggggagggaagtgtCATTGCCATTCATCCGGGTTTCCCCAAACATTTTGACGCGTaccagaaatcccccccccccggcgcgaTTTTCAagttatttttttctctctcctgctatAGGACAGCACGAAAGGAAAAACCACGTCTCTGGAGAAGGAACGGAACAGTCTAAAGCAGGAGAACCAGAGGCTCCGAGGTGAGAAGCGAGCAGagtgaatcatggaattgtagagttggaaggggcaccccggcggtcatctagcccaacccctgcaatgcagggatctcggCCAAAGCAGCCGCGACcgatggcctggggagagttccgggggccagacagagaggccaaGGGGGCCGCATTTGTCCCACAGGCCTGGTGTCCCCCATTCCTGGCCTCGGGGTCGTGcggggagagagggaaaagaatCCGGGTGGAATCGGCGGTGGGAAATCCGAAGGGCGTTTGCTTTCTacaacatggttgtagtagtagagtcctttaagttcctgggctctataatttctcataacttaaattggtcaagcaacatcactagtattattaaaaagttccaccagaggctgtatttcctgcgtcaactaaggaaatttaaattgtcccaggaagtgttgatccaattctacagaggcatcattgaaactgttctctgtaattctataacagcttggtacggtacagcctccaagagagacaagaaaaggctccaacgagctgtaagaattgcagaaagggtaattggtgttagcttgccttcaatagagacaatttatgctacccgagttaggaagagagcagacagaattgtagcagatcctttacatcccggtcatcatctgctcgatttacttccatctggacatcgctacaggacttcatatacaaaatcggccaggcacaagaatagttttttttcccttgtgccattaaattgttaaatttgtagttgtatagctgaaggggaggtaaattatgggcggggtttctttgcttctttgtattgtgagaggaacagtgtctgtatgtttacattgcaatgtagccgaaacaaattccaagtatgttggaagatgtacttggccaataataataaattattcctattctttTTCAAAGGGGAAATTGACGGCCttaggcagcagctgtccagtcGGGAAAGAGAGTTGGAGAATGAAAGGTGGAATAACCAGCAACGGTAAGAGCGCCTGGGGTGAGTTCCtatttgtttttgcatttcctgGCGGGTCGGGTCGAAGTTTCGTACAACCCAGCATCCCGGAACCCTAAACggagtacagtggtcccttggtattcaaaacaacttggaacccaaacactgcaaacccagaagtgtgtgtcccggtttgcgaacttttttttcagaagccaaacgctgaggtctgcctgtttctgccatttattttgcatttttgttttcacgGCTCTCTTTCGTTTCatttctgtgactgtgtggaacccagctcAGCTACTGACGGATGGATGGATCgtgtgactgcagcacattgattattgctttcgttttatggatcaatggtcccgttagatagcaaaatccgtgttaaatggctgttttggggggttgtttttaaaagtccggcACGGATCGATCCCTTTTGCATGACTTTCCACCTCATGACAGATTGTAGAGAATCCCTTTTACAGGACTTCTCCCACACctaggttgaatcctgacaagacagaaggactgttttggggggacaggaagagggcaggtgtgggggactccctggtcctgaatggggtaactgtgcccccaaaggaccagatgcacagcctgggagtcattttggattcccagccgtccatggaggtgcaggtcagttctgtgtccagggcagctccatctgggaCCCAGGATGAggccctccctgcccgcagactgtctggccagagtggtgcatgctctggttatctcccgcttggactactgccatgcgctctgtTGAGTAAGCACGCATTGCCCCATAGGCAGCAATCGACCCCGATCGTCTCCGCTgctaatattccccccccccccagctcaccaACCCCTTTGCCTCTCCAGGGTCCAAAACTGGATGCCGGCGGAACAGCGGAACTACCAGCAGCAGGAAGTTGCCTTTG
The genomic region above belongs to Lacerta agilis isolate rLacAgi1 chromosome 18, rLacAgi1.pri, whole genome shotgun sequence and contains:
- the LOC117039745 gene encoding BICD family-like cargo adapter 2, which encodes MDEVQLAMRRSLEDLKEKIEWLTATKPWKKTHFWCVVVIVLQIFLLVAMFLSDQPQAVSEPDIECDRAQLLAEVASLKEQLGAVRKEMEGEKMESDRQLDAANRTLRKTKLALEKATKARDGLQAQLAAANQSFVETQERWKSCQAQLDSTKGKTTSLEKERNSLKQENQRLRGEIDGLRQQLSSRERELENERWNNQQRVQNWMPAEQRNYQQQEVAFDITKSPWLEIAAILLLLFLIYRFCLCQYDLAAWLFTGHGCCVAA